The Sylvia atricapilla isolate bSylAtr1 chromosome 5, bSylAtr1.pri, whole genome shotgun sequence genome includes a window with the following:
- the FAM118A gene encoding protein FAM118A — translation MDSPEGATIRSEQKFRKFLKSLVRKQPRDLLLVIGTGVSAAVAPGIPALCSWRSCIEAVLGAAEQLEVLHPGDVAEFRNKVMKERDLLVVAHDLIRKMSPRTGDTKPNFFQDCLMEVFDNLEQHIQNPVVLQSILRLMERGTMVLTTNYDNLLEIFGQQQGKPMESLDLKDKDKVLQWARGHVKYGVLHIHGLYTDPCGMVLDPSGYKDVTQDPEVMEVLQNLYRTKSFLFLGCGETLRDQIFQALFLYTVKNKVDLEHYMLVLKENEDHFFKLQADMLLHGIKVVSYGDCFQQFPEYVQDLTAQICKQRSPDAERVDSTTLLGTSCVDCAKRKLGESSTDSPKRIKGSDNDIPTLE, via the exons ATGGATTCACCAGAAGGGGCCACAATTAGGAGTGAGCAGAAATTCAG AAAATTCTTAAAAAGTCTAGTAAGAAAGCAGCCTCGGGACCTTCTGCTGGTCATTGGGACAGGGGTGAGTGCTGCAGTAGCCCCAGGAATCCCAGCACTGTGCTCTTGGAGAAGCTGCATTGAAGCTGTCcttggagcagctgagcagctggaggtgctgcacCCCGGGGATGTGGCTGAATTCCGCAACAAAGTGATGAAAGAGAGAGACCTGCTTGTGGTTGCACATGATCTCATCAGGAAGATGTCACCA CGCACCGGGGACACGAAGCCAAACTTCTTCCAGGATTGCTTAATGGAGGTGTTTGATAATTTAGAACAGCACATTCAGAACCCTGTGGTTTTGCAATCCATCCTGAGGCTCATGGAGAGAGGCACAATGGTTCTGACTACAAACTATGATAATTTGCTTGAAATATTTGGTCAGCAACAGGGTAAACCTATGGAATCTTTAGACCTTAAAGATAAGGATAAG GTTCTTCAGTGGGCAAGGGGCCATGTAAAATATGGAGTTCTTCACATTCATGGCTTATATACAGATCCCTGTGGAATGGTGCTTGATCCCTCGGGATATAAAGATGTTACTCAGGATCCTGAAGTCATG GAGGTTCTTCAGAACTTGTACCGAACcaaatcttttttgtttttgggttgtGGAGAGACTCTGCGTGACCAGATATTCCaagctctttttctttacaCAGTAAAGAACAAAGTGGATCTAGAACATTACATGTTGGTgcttaaagaaaatgaagaccACTTTTTTAAGCTCCAGGCAGATATGCTGCTGCATGGAATAAAAGTGGTGTCCTATGGGGACTGCTTCCAACAATTCCCAGAGTATGTCCAGGATCTGACTGCTCAAATCTGCAAACAGAGAAGTCCAG ATGCTGAACGGGTGGACAGCACAACACTGTTGG GAACTTCGTGTGTGGACTGTGCTAAAAGGAAATTaggagaaagcagcactgaTTCTCCTAAGAGGATCAAGGGGTCGGATAATGATATACCCACACTGGAatga